The following DNA comes from Thermococcus piezophilus.
TAGTTGGTGGAATTGCGAGTTTTGCCGGTGTTTTTGAGAGCGTAACTGGAGTTAACTACTTCGATGAATTAATCAAAGCGATTGAGCGGATTTTTAGGAGCGCAGAGTCAAAGCGCGTGAAGGAGTACATGAAGCGCCTCGGGATTGACAGGGAGGCAAAGATGGCAGTCGTAGTCCAGAGGCAGGTAAACCCAAAGCTCTCCGGAGTACTCTTCACCCGCTCTCCAAACGAATTAGATAAGGCATTAGTTGAGTTCGTCAAAGGTTTTCCCGAGAAGCTTGTTGGGGGAAAGAGGGCGGTAAGCGTATCCTTCTTCCGCGCGACCCCACCAAGGTCAAAGACCCCTTGATGAGGGAACTCATTGAAACCGCTCTTGAAATTGAGGAACTCTTTGGAAACCCCACGACATCGAGTGGGCCCACGACGGAACCCTATGGCTCCTCCAGTTGAGGGACATAACGGTACTGGCTCGAAAATCAAAGAAAGTGAAGGAGAGCTCAAGGGCCTCACAAGGATGGCACAGGCTCACTGGAGTTCCAGCCGGTCCTAGAAGAGTAAGAGGAAAGGCTTACTTCGTTCTCGATGATCAGCCACCTGAGGAGGCTGAAAAGCTCTTCCCCAAGGGAGGGGTACTCGTGACGTACGTACTCCACGCTGAATACTACGGCCTCTCCATGAAGGCTTCTGGTATAGTGACAAAGGTTGAGAGCATTCTCTCTCATTCCGCGATAATAGCAAGGGAGCTCGGAATTCCGTGCGTCACAGGTGTAGATGTGAGGTAATTCGAGAGGGTGACGAGGTTATCGTGGACGGTGATGAGGGGGCTGTTTACATCAGAAATCCATGAAAGATGTTTGGGAGACTCAATCTCTGGGAGGCGAGCTGGGAGGAAGACGAGCTCACAAAAAAGCT
Coding sequences within:
- a CDS encoding PEP/pyruvate-binding domain-containing protein, producing MNHPKLVGGIASFAGVFESVTGVNYFDELIKAIERIFRSAESKRVKEYMKRLGIDREAKMAVVVQRQVNPKLSGVLFTRSPNELDKALVEFVKGFPEKLVGGKRAVSVSFFRATPPRSKTP
- a CDS encoding PEP-utilizing enzyme encodes the protein MKESSRASQGWHRLTGVPAGPRRVRGKAYFVLDDQPPEEAEKLFPKGGVLVTYVLHAEYYGLSMKASGIVTKVESILSHSAIIARELGIPCVTGVDVR